The sequence GCTCTCCTTCAGGAGCCCGGGGCGCAGCGCGTCCAGCTTCCAACACGGCACGCACGGCTCCGTCAGCTCCACCAGCACCTCGTCCCCCAGCGCCAGCCGCTGGCCCGGGGGCAGGGTGTCCAGAGGCAGTCCCTCCACCACCACGTTCTCCTTCAGCGCTCCCACCGGCACGTCCAGCGCCGCGCGCGAGGCCTCGTCCAGGAGCAGCACCTGACGCTTGTGCCCGAGCGCCCGCAGGGAGTGGCGGTCCCCCTCCAGGCCACGTCCCTCCACGGCCCGGGCCTCGGGGACGCGGAGCATGGGCGTGCCTCGCGCCTGGGCGAGCAGGAGGGCTCGGACGGTTCCGCTTGCGCTGGGAGTGCTCACGGCACAACGGTAATCCCGCGAGGGCCATGGCCGCAGCGGCCGCCCTGTTATGCCCTGGCCCCCCGCCTACAACCTCTCTTACGAGGAGCCCCGCGCGTGAGCACGAAGAACGTTCGCATCGAGAAGGACACCTTCGGCCCCATCGAGGTGCCCGCCGAGCACCTCTGGGGCGCGCAGACCCAGCGCAGCCTCCAGAACTTCGCCATCTCCACCGAGCGCATGCCGCCCGCACTCATCCGCGCGCTCGTCCTGGTGAAGAAGGCCGCCGCCATCGTCAACATGGAGAACAGCTCCCTTCCGCGCGACAAGGGCGAGGCCATCGTCAAGGCCGCCGACGAGGTGCTCGCCGGCAAGCACGACGGCGAGTTTCCCCTGAGCGTCTGGCAGACGGGCAGCGGCACCCAGACGAACATGAACTGCAACGAGGTGCTGGCCAACCGCGCCTCGGAGTTGATGGGCGGCGAGCGCGGCGAGGGCCGCAAGGTCCACGCCAACGACGACGTCAACAAGGGGCAGAGCTCCAACGACGTCTTCCCCACCGCGATGAGCGTGGCCGCCGCCACCGCCATCGTCGAGCAGGTGCTCCCCGAGGTGAAGGCGCTCCGGGACGTGCTCGCGGAGAAGGCCCGCGCGTTCAAGGACATCGTCAAGATTGGCCGCACGCACCTGCAGGACGCGACGCCGCTCACGCTGGGGCAGGAGCTCAGCGGCTACGTGGCGCAATTGGAGCACGCGCGCGGGCACCTGGAGCTGGCCCTGCCGCACCTGTACGAACTGGCCCTGGGCGGCACCGCCGTGGGCACCGGCCTCAACGCGCCGAAGGGCTACGCCGAGCGCGTGGCGAAGGAGATTTCCCGCCTCACCGGCCACCCCTTCGTCACCGCGCCCAACAAGTTCGAGGCGCTCGCCGCCAATGACGCCCTCGTCCACGCGCACGGGGCCCTCAAGGGGCTGGCCGCGTCGCTCTTCAAGGTGGCCAATGACGTGCGCTGGCTTTCCTCGGGGCCGCGCTCGGGGCTGGGTGAAATCACCATTCCGGAGAACGAGCCCGGCAGCTCCATCATGCCGGGCAAGGTGAACCCCACGCAGAGCGAGGCGCTCACCATGCTGTGCGCCCAGGTGATGGGCAACGACGTGGCCGTCTCCGTCGGCGGCGCGTCCGGCAACTTCGAGCTGAACGTCTTCAAGCCGCTCATCATCCACAACGTCCTGCAGAGCTGCCGGCTGCTGGCGGACGGCATGCGCAGCTTCCGCCTCCACTGCGCCGTGGGCATCGAGCCCAACATGCCGCGCATCCGGGAGAACCTGGAGCGCAGCCTGATGCTCGTCACCGCGCTCAATCCGCACATCGGCTACGACAACGCCGCGAAGATTGCCAAGACGGCCCACAAGGAGGGCAAGACGCTGAAGGAGGTCGCCGTCGCATTGGGCCTCCTCACCGCCGAGCAGTTCGACCAGTGGGTCCGCCCGGAGGCCATGACGGGTCAGAAGGACTGATGGCCCGGCCGTGTGCGAGAAGGTGAGCCGGGCCCTCGCGACGAGGTGCCCGGACTCGCAGGCCCGGGGAGCGGCCAGGAGGGCAGCGGGGCGGGCAGAGCCTTCCGCCCCGGCGTCCCCGAAGCGTGGGACAGCGCACGCTTCGGGGAAGAAGGGACGGGCGCGCCGGGACGAGGACGATTAGGGTACAGGGGCCATGAATGTCCCCTTCGTCATCGAGACCACGCACCGCGGCGAGCGGGCGTATGACCTGTACAGCCGGCTCCTCAAGGACCGCATCATCATGCTGGGCACGCCCGTCAACGATGACGTGGCGAACATCATCGTGGCCCAGCTGCTGTTCCTGGAGTCCGAGGACCCCGACAAGGGCATCAACCTCTACATCAACTCGCCCGGCGGCTCGGTGACGGCCGGCCTCGCCATCTACGACACCATGCAGTACGTGAAGTGTCCGGTGTCCACCATCTGCGTGGGCCAGGCGGCCTCCATGGGCGCGCTGCTGCTGCTGGCCGGCGCGAAGGGCAAGCGCTACGCGCTCCCCAACAGCCGCATCATGATTCACCAGCCGCTCGGCGGCGCGCAGGGCCAGGCCACGGACATCGATATCCAGGCCAAGGAAATCCTCCGCCTGCGCAGCTACATCAACGGCCTCATCGTGAAGCACACGGGCCACACCATCGAGCGCATCGAGAAGGACACCGAGCGCGACTACTTCATGAGCGCCGAGGACGCCCGTCAGTACGGCCTCATCGACGAGGTGGTGGAGAAGCAGCGCATCACCCCCACCCCCGCCGGGAAGTAGTCCCGCCTCCCCTGGCCCCCGCCTGTTCCATCGAGCGGGGGCCGTGCCGTGAAGCGCGAGCCCACCGCTGTCCTGTGCGGCACGCGCGAGTGACTCACCGTCTCCGGCGCGGCGCATCCGCAGCGGCTCCGTCGCCGTCCCTGCGAGCGGGCATGCTCCTCGGGAGGAGCGCCGCCGTCTTCAGTAGATAGATTCCCGCGTGACGTTGGCGCAGTCCCTGCGCTGGTGGCCCGGGCAGGCGCAGCTTCTTCGCGCTGGCCGTGTGGGCTCCCTCGCCTGCGAGTGGCATGTTCCATGCTCACTCTCAAGGCATGCCCCGCCCCCGCCTCGTCCTCCGCATGCTCCTGCCCGGTGCCATCCTGGCCGGCGTCGCCTGTGCTTCGCAGCCCACGGGGCGGCCACCCGTGCCGCACTCGGCCTACAGCGTCCAGCTGGAGCTCGGTCAGCGAGACGTCATCCAGGCGGGAGAGGAATACGCCCGGAACAACGCCTTCCTGCTGTCCGAGAGCCGCGACGCAGTGGAGATACGACCCAACTACTGGCGTGTCCGCTTCGGCCTGGCGAACAAGCCCGGGCGCGGGCTGGAGCTGGAGTTCGATGAGTTGGCTCGTCGCGTCACGCGCGCCCAGGAAATCGAAATCCTCCCCGGCGAGCTTCCCAATCCAGGGCAGGGCGGAAGCGGACTCAGCGTGCCCAACGCCATCCAGTAGTCGTTGGGGTTCCATTCCCGCCGCCTCCCTCGCCAGGCAGGCCACCTGCACGGTGGTCGCCGCTCAGGGAATGACGCGGCGGCGGCGGAAGTCGTCGAAGATGCCGAGGAACATGGCCTCCGTGTCCACGTACTCGTGGAAGCCGAAGCGCCGAGCCTTCGTGCCGTCTGCGAACATGTCGTAGTCCCACGAGAAGACGAAGTCGCCGAAGCGCCACGAGGACACGTCCTTGTACGCGTGGCGCTCCAGGCCGTGCTTCTCCTGCATGCGCTGCCACAGCGGCTCCTTGTCCGCCATGACGACGTCCAGTGACATGGGCAGCGGCGGCGCCACCTCCAGGTCGAAGTGGCGCGCAATCCTCGGCCACAGCTCGTTCCACCGGAACAGGTCGCCGTTGTTGATGTTGAAGGCCTGGTTGGCGCAGCGCTCGTCGGTGGCGGCCCAGACCGTGGCCTTCGCCAACAGCCCCGCGTCCGTCATCTCCAGCAGCTTGTCGTACGCGCCCGGCTTGCCGGGGAAGCGCAGCGGCAGGCCCAGTTCCTTCGAGATGCTGGCGTACACCGCGATGACCATGGCCAGGTTCATCGGGTTGCCGAGCGCGAAGCCGCACACCACGGACGGGCGGATGGCGGACCAGGTCCAGGCCTTGCCCTGCTGCCGCGCCTCCAGGAAGGCCTGCTGGTCCACGTTGAACTCGGGCGGCATGTGGTGCGCGTCCATCTCGCGGGCCGGCGTCTTGAACGGGCCCAGGTGCGCGCCGTAGACCTTGTAGCCCTGCATCAGGCTGATGTGCCGCAGGCCGCGCGCCACGGGCTCCACGGCGTCCACGACGTTGACCAGCATTGCGAGGTTGGGCGCCACCAGCTCCGCCCACGTCGGCCTGTCTTGATACGCGGCGTAGAAGATGTGCGTGACGTGAGTGAGGCCGCCCAGCTTCGCGCGGCAGTCCTTCGCGTCGAGCAGGTCCACCTCCACGTGCCGCACGCGCCCCTCCGACGGGCCTCCCCGCCGCGACAGGCCGATGACGTCCCAGTCGCCGAGCGACGCGAGGTGGGTGACGAGGTTGCGGCCGATGACGCCCTGGGCTCCGACGACGAGGGCGACCTTCTGCTTCGGACTCATGAGCATGCTCCGGGGAAGCGGCGCGGGTGCGCGCGGGGACTGCCTCGCGGCGACGGGCGCGAACGCCGTGGAATATGGAGCCCGCACCCCGTGTGGACCACGGCTTCACCCGGCACAGCACCTGTGACGTGAAGTCACGACGAGCGCGCCGCCGTCCCCGCTTTGTTTGCGACATTTTCCGGGGGCCTGCGTTTACCTGGTGTCAGCACCCGGAAGCCGAGACACGGGCCTCCGGTGAGGACGCCGCAACATCCCCTCCGAACGCCAGGGCTCCGCAAGGAGTGTCTGTCGTTGCGCGCCGTGCGCGGCCCATGGGCCGTCCCCCCGTGAAGTCACCACCGAAGTCGTACTCACCTCCAGCGTCCCGCCGGGTGGCGGGCGTCTGGGCTCCGTCTGTCAGGAGAAGGCAATGTCTCTCAAGCGAATGTTGTCTGTGATTGCTGTCGTGGCGGTTCCCGTCCTGAGTGCCTGCGGCTCGGCCGACGATGCGCCCCTGGATGGCGCCACGTCCGTCGTCGACCCGGCCACGGGTGAAATCGTGGCCACGAACTTCCCCAAGGACGCGAGGTTCCTCGACGTGGCCACCGCCGCCGTCGTGCAGCCGCCCATCGATACCTGCCGCATCGATGACCCGGACTGCGTGGGCACGTGCAGCCCCATCCGCGACTACGGCTGCGAGCCCTGCGACTCCACCAACCCGCTGCACTGGTGCTACGTGCCGCCGCCGCCCCCGCCGCCGTGCACGGCCGCGGACGGGCTCATCAGCCAGTACCGTGAGCAGCGCACCGGCCTGGAGTCGACCCAGAATTACGAGGTGCAAATCTTCGAGGGCAGCCGCTGCAACCGCTGGGTCGTCACCGGTATTGGCGCCTCCATCGTCTCGGACAGCAACTACGAGCAGTTGGTCATCGAGTACCGGGAGCTGTACGCGAACGGCACCATGGGGCCGCGCATGCTGTACCGCACGGGCAGCAATC comes from Pyxidicoccus parkwaysis and encodes:
- a CDS encoding MOSC domain-containing protein, which translates into the protein MLRVPEARAVEGRGLEGDRHSLRALGHKRQVLLLDEASRAALDVPVGALKENVVVEGLPLDTLPPGQRLALGDEVLVELTEPCVPCWKLDALRPGLLKESWGRRGQLAKVLRGGTVREGDGVRLLDVNPDAPRIIRPKLP
- the fumC gene encoding class II fumarate hydratase, with amino-acid sequence MSTKNVRIEKDTFGPIEVPAEHLWGAQTQRSLQNFAISTERMPPALIRALVLVKKAAAIVNMENSSLPRDKGEAIVKAADEVLAGKHDGEFPLSVWQTGSGTQTNMNCNEVLANRASELMGGERGEGRKVHANDDVNKGQSSNDVFPTAMSVAAATAIVEQVLPEVKALRDVLAEKARAFKDIVKIGRTHLQDATPLTLGQELSGYVAQLEHARGHLELALPHLYELALGGTAVGTGLNAPKGYAERVAKEISRLTGHPFVTAPNKFEALAANDALVHAHGALKGLAASLFKVANDVRWLSSGPRSGLGEITIPENEPGSSIMPGKVNPTQSEALTMLCAQVMGNDVAVSVGGASGNFELNVFKPLIIHNVLQSCRLLADGMRSFRLHCAVGIEPNMPRIRENLERSLMLVTALNPHIGYDNAAKIAKTAHKEGKTLKEVAVALGLLTAEQFDQWVRPEAMTGQKD
- the clpP gene encoding ATP-dependent Clp endopeptidase proteolytic subunit ClpP, producing MNVPFVIETTHRGERAYDLYSRLLKDRIIMLGTPVNDDVANIIVAQLLFLESEDPDKGINLYINSPGGSVTAGLAIYDTMQYVKCPVSTICVGQAASMGALLLLAGAKGKRYALPNSRIMIHQPLGGAQGQATDIDIQAKEILRLRSYINGLIVKHTGHTIERIEKDTERDYFMSAEDARQYGLIDEVVEKQRITPTPAGK
- a CDS encoding SDR family oxidoreductase translates to MSPKQKVALVVGAQGVIGRNLVTHLASLGDWDVIGLSRRGGPSEGRVRHVEVDLLDAKDCRAKLGGLTHVTHIFYAAYQDRPTWAELVAPNLAMLVNVVDAVEPVARGLRHISLMQGYKVYGAHLGPFKTPAREMDAHHMPPEFNVDQQAFLEARQQGKAWTWSAIRPSVVCGFALGNPMNLAMVIAVYASISKELGLPLRFPGKPGAYDKLLEMTDAGLLAKATVWAATDERCANQAFNINNGDLFRWNELWPRIARHFDLEVAPPLPMSLDVVMADKEPLWQRMQEKHGLERHAYKDVSSWRFGDFVFSWDYDMFADGTKARRFGFHEYVDTEAMFLGIFDDFRRRRVIP